Proteins encoded in a region of the Mercenaria mercenaria strain notata chromosome 1, MADL_Memer_1, whole genome shotgun sequence genome:
- the LOC123534034 gene encoding probable G-protein coupled receptor No9, with protein MIILLVSLVLSIIEFKCLQKNELATIKVEFWHILDTKMNTNNTNDSKVQEVINVRLTSDWVTNEYISISLVAVSVPFIFCSNIIVLLSVIKFKRLQIPTNFFIMSLAAADIVIAITLPFYITVELTPIKISDDTLCLAANRILMTAGGVSIITLATIAYDRFTAITYPLKYILLMKKRKIIGFILFSWLYSSFICWIPVIFGLHGNVRQHSSQCSNSVLNRKSRMLFISAIFTPACALILFFYFKIFRIARHHAHAIAAVENSIRSTLERQFVKSDTKYAKTIAIVIGVFLCLWLPYQICLLLTFIGYSEQNQWVNNYLMLLAFFNSGVNPWVYAYQNSDFRSAYKKLKDSWKCKYTIDIEDRRTSVISTISVIPSSSTSARLNRANSRVLASDILYTLSRQIGTENIEHVLDRRLSARHSVINAVSSLPDLLKLYANTYNKSTATDVCILEDLQEDPLEKEGSNDSAYPPSDTISCNLSISSGEKSDKEVNV; from the exons atgataaTTTTACTAGTCAGTTTAGTGCTCTCAATTATTGagtttaaatgtttacaaaaaaatgaactcGCTACAATTAAGGTGGAATTTTGGCACATTTTAGATACAAAG ATGAATACCAACAATACAAACGACAGTAAAGTACAGGAAGTCATCAATGTTCGTCTGACCTCTGACTGGGTTACCAATGAGTATATCTCAATCAGTCTCGTGGCCGTGTCCGTTCCATTTATATTCTGCAGTAATATTATCGTACTCCTCTCCGTGATCAAATTCAAGCGTCTACAGATCCCAACCAACTTTTTCATCATGTCACTTGCAGCAGCCGACATTGTGATTGCAATAACGCTTCCTTTTTATATAACTGTTGAGTTAACACCGATCAAAATATCAGACGACACTCTTTGTTTAGCCGCCAACAGGATTCTCATGACGGCTGGTGGAGTTTCAATCATAACGCTAGCAACTATCGCCTATGACCGTTTCACAGCCATTACGTATCCTCTAAAATATATCTTACTtatgaagaaaagaaaaataatcggATTTATTCTGTTTTCATGGTTGTATAGCAGTTTCATCTGCTGGATTCCTGTGATATTCGGTTTGCATGGAAACGTGAGACAACATTCTTCACAATGTTCTAACAGTGTTCTTAACCGGAAGTCACGAATGTTGTTCATAAGTGCAATATTTACCCCAGCATgtgctttaattttatttttctatttcaaaatattccggATCGCGCGACATCATGCGCACGCAATAGCGGCTGTTGAAAACTCAATCAGAAGTACACTAGAAAGGCAGTTTGTGAAGAGTGATACAAAATATGCCAAAACCATCGCAATTGTGATCGGGGTGTTTCTATGTTTATGGTTACCGTATCAAATATGCTTACTCTTAACATTTATTGGTTACAGTGAACAAAATCAGTGGGTGAACAACTATTTGATGCTACTGGCGTTCTTCAACAGTGGGGTAAATCCCTGGGTTTACGCCTATCAGAACAGTGACTTCAGATCTGCCTATAAGAAGTTAAAAGATTCTTGGAAGTGCAAGTATACAATTGACATTGAAGACAGACGAACCAGTGTAATTTCAACAATAAGTGTAATTCCGTCTTCAAGTACGTCTGCGCGTTTAAACCGCGCGAACAGTAGAGTTCTCGCAAGTGATATTCTCTACACACTCAGCCGGCAAATTGGGACTGAAAACATTGAGCACGTGCTAGACAGACGTCTTTCGGCGCGGCATAGTGTGATAAATGCCGTCAGTTCGTTACCGGATTTACTGAAACTCTATGCCAATACTTATAATAAAAGTACTGCAACAGATGTGTGTATCCTAGAAGATTTGCAAGAAGATCCTTTAGAGAAAGAGGGGAGTAACGACAGTGCTTATCCACCGTCTGATACAATCAGCTGTAATTTGTCTATATCGTCTGGCGAAAAATCTGATAAGGAAGtaaatgtgtaa